A genomic stretch from Tachyglossus aculeatus isolate mTacAcu1 chromosome 19, mTacAcu1.pri, whole genome shotgun sequence includes:
- the UBE2J1 gene encoding ubiquitin-conjugating enzyme E2 J1 isoform X1: MEARYNLKSPAVKRLMKEAAELKDPTDHYHAQPLEDNLFEWHFTVRGPPDSDFDGGVYHGRIVLPPEYPMKPPSIILLTANGRFEVGKKICLSISGHHPETWQPSWSIRTALLAIIGFMPTKGEGAIGSLDYTPEERRALAKKSQDFCCEGCGSVMKIALLPLTSGSDSSQADKEAKELAKQISFKAEVNSSGKSLSVPDLNHSLSSSDSPQADTPTTFPDATASTSSEGQESQEKTATTLPELTPPVPKSTSLSPRQRRAQQRSQRRASSSPEVIQTQQLGGNRNTDHAGSAALIIILTLALAALIFRRIYLANEYIFDFE; this comes from the exons ATGGAGGCCCGCTACAACCTGAAGAGCCCGG CCGTCAAGCGTTTGATGAAAGAAGCAGCTGAACTGAAAGATCCCACTGATCACTACCATGCCCAGCCACTGGAG GATAATCTCTTTGAATGGCACTTCACTGTTAGGGGACCACCAGATTCTGATTTTGACGGCGGAGTTTATCATGGACGAATAGTACTGCCACCCGAGTATCCCATGAAGCCACCGAGCATTATTCTGTTAACA GCCAATGGCAGGTTTGAAGTTGGAAAGAAAATCTGCTTGAGCATCTCAGGACATCATCCTGAAACTTGGCAGCCTTCATGGAGTA TAAGAACAGCATTACTGGCCATCATTGGGTTTATGCCAACCAAAGGGGAAGGTGCCATTGGGTCTCTGGACTACACCCCTGAAGAACGAAGAGCTCTTGCCAAAAA gtcaCAAGATTTCTGTTGCGAAGGGTGTGGCTCAGTTATGAAAATTGCCCTGCTGCCTTTAACATCGGGAAGCGACTCGAGCCAAGCTGACAAAGAAGCCAAGGAGCTTGCCAAGCAAATCAGTTTTAAG GCAGAAGTCAATTCATCCGGAAAGTCTCTCTCAGTGCCGGACCTAAACCACTCTCTCTCCTCAAGCGATTCGCCCCAGGCAGACACACCTACCACATTCCCGGATGCTACAGCTAGTACATCG AGCGAGGGTCAAGAGAGTCAGGAGAAGACGGCCACCACCCTTCCAGAACTTACCCCGCCGGTGCCGAAGAGCACCTCCCTGAGCCCTCGCCAACGCCGCGCGCAACAGCGCAGTCAGAGACGAGCGTCCTCTTCCCCTGAGGTGATTCAGACCCAACAGCTCGGAGGCAACCGAAACACGGATCACGCTGGATCGGCCGCCCTGATCATCATCCTGACTTTAGCCTTGGCAGCTCTTATATTCCGACGGATCTACCTGGCCAATGAGTACATATttgactttgaataa
- the UBE2J1 gene encoding ubiquitin-conjugating enzyme E2 J1 isoform X2 has product MKEAAELKDPTDHYHAQPLEDNLFEWHFTVRGPPDSDFDGGVYHGRIVLPPEYPMKPPSIILLTVDSFLLKANGRFEVGKKICLSISGHHPETWQPSWSIRTALLAIIGFMPTKGEGAIGSLDYTPEERRALAKKSQDFCCEGCGSVMKIALLPLTSGSDSSQADKEAKELAKQISFKAEVNSSGKSLSVPDLNHSLSSSDSPQADTPTTFPDATASTSSEGQESQEKTATTLPELTPPVPKSTSLSPRQRRAQQRSQRRASSSPEVIQTQQLGGNRNTDHAGSAALIIILTLALAALIFRRIYLANEYIFDFE; this is encoded by the exons ATGAAAGAAGCAGCTGAACTGAAAGATCCCACTGATCACTACCATGCCCAGCCACTGGAG GATAATCTCTTTGAATGGCACTTCACTGTTAGGGGACCACCAGATTCTGATTTTGACGGCGGAGTTTATCATGGACGAATAGTACTGCCACCCGAGTATCCCATGAAGCCACCGAGCATTATTCTGTTAACA GTAGATTCTTTTCTTCTTAAGGCCAATGGCAGGTTTGAAGTTGGAAAGAAAATCTGCTTGAGCATCTCAGGACATCATCCTGAAACTTGGCAGCCTTCATGGAGTA TAAGAACAGCATTACTGGCCATCATTGGGTTTATGCCAACCAAAGGGGAAGGTGCCATTGGGTCTCTGGACTACACCCCTGAAGAACGAAGAGCTCTTGCCAAAAA gtcaCAAGATTTCTGTTGCGAAGGGTGTGGCTCAGTTATGAAAATTGCCCTGCTGCCTTTAACATCGGGAAGCGACTCGAGCCAAGCTGACAAAGAAGCCAAGGAGCTTGCCAAGCAAATCAGTTTTAAG GCAGAAGTCAATTCATCCGGAAAGTCTCTCTCAGTGCCGGACCTAAACCACTCTCTCTCCTCAAGCGATTCGCCCCAGGCAGACACACCTACCACATTCCCGGATGCTACAGCTAGTACATCG AGCGAGGGTCAAGAGAGTCAGGAGAAGACGGCCACCACCCTTCCAGAACTTACCCCGCCGGTGCCGAAGAGCACCTCCCTGAGCCCTCGCCAACGCCGCGCGCAACAGCGCAGTCAGAGACGAGCGTCCTCTTCCCCTGAGGTGATTCAGACCCAACAGCTCGGAGGCAACCGAAACACGGATCACGCTGGATCGGCCGCCCTGATCATCATCCTGACTTTAGCCTTGGCAGCTCTTATATTCCGACGGATCTACCTGGCCAATGAGTACATATttgactttgaataa